One Setaria viridis chromosome 3, Setaria_viridis_v4.0, whole genome shotgun sequence DNA window includes the following coding sequences:
- the LOC117850937 gene encoding uncharacterized protein translates to METMGVLARTAAPLAGAGRRHSGAMRPSASLSFAAAAATRSRGRLGVGVCARSGRSAGARRAVPRGIVASAEVEQSYIMIKPDGVQRGLVGEIISRFEKKGFLLKGLKLFQCSTDLAQEHYQDLKDKPFFPTLIDYITSGPVVCMAWEGVGVVASARKLIGATNPLQAEPGTIRGDLAVQTGRNVVHGSDSPDNGKREIALWFKEGELCQWESVQTPWLIE, encoded by the exons ATGGAGACCATGGGCGTGctcgcgaggacggcggcgccgctcgctggggccggccgccggcactccGGAGCGATGCGGCCGTCGGCGTCCctctccttcgccgccgccgctgctaccAGGTCCCGCGGCCGGCTCGGGGTGGGGGTGTGCGCGCGGAGCGggaggtcggccggggcgcgtCGCGCCGTCCCGCGCGGCATCGTCGCGTCCGCG GAGGTTGAGCAAAGCTACATTATGATAAAACCTGATGGTGTTCAGCGTGGCCTG GTTGGGGAGATCATTTCTCGCTTTGAGAAGAAAGGCTTTTTGTTGAAGGGCTTAAAGCTTTTCCAGTGCTCCACTGACTTGGCGCAG GAACATTACCAGGATTTGAAGGATAAACCTTTCTTTCCCACTTTGATCGATTACATAACTTCTGGCCCTGTTGTTTGCATG GCCTGGGAGGGTGTTGGTGTTGTTGCATCAGCTCGCAAATTAATTGGAGCTACTAATCCCCTTCAAGCTGAACCAGGAACCATAAGAGGTGATCTTGCAGTTCAAACAGGAAG GAATGTTGTCCATGGAAGTGATAGTCCTGATAATGGCAAGCGTGAAATCG CTCTGTGGTTCAAAGAAGGCGAGCTCTGCCAATGGGAATCAGTTCAAACACCTTGGCTTATAGAGTAA